The following are encoded in a window of Paenibacillus polymyxa genomic DNA:
- the hprK gene encoding HPr(Ser) kinase/phosphatase produces the protein MAKQVKVSELVQQFQMEVISGEKGLRRLITVDDLNRPGLEMAGYFEYHTQERVQLLGRSELAFLGMLPPEERRDRMERLCTELTPCIIITRGLEVPAELVEASAERDIPVLRTNMATTILSSRITGFLERKLAPTATIHGVLCDVYGVGMLITGSSGIGKSETALELVKRGHRLVADDAVEIRQTSDFQLHGTAPELIRHLLEIRGVGIINVMTLFGAGAVRNNKRITLVVRLEAWQQDKQYDRLGLDEETTRIIDTDVPLVTIPVRPGRNLAVIIEVAAMNYRLKQMGVNAALQFTNKLTATISEDMEEMD, from the coding sequence ATGGCTAAACAGGTAAAGGTATCCGAGCTTGTACAGCAGTTTCAAATGGAAGTTATTTCTGGTGAAAAAGGTCTGCGAAGACTGATCACAGTGGATGATTTGAATCGCCCAGGTCTGGAGATGGCCGGGTATTTTGAATATCATACACAGGAGCGGGTACAGCTTCTGGGAAGGTCTGAGTTGGCTTTTCTGGGGATGCTTCCTCCTGAGGAGCGTCGGGATCGGATGGAGCGTCTGTGTACAGAACTGACTCCATGCATTATCATCACACGTGGTCTGGAGGTACCAGCTGAGTTAGTGGAGGCGAGTGCAGAGCGGGATATTCCTGTACTGCGCACTAATATGGCGACGACGATTTTATCAAGCCGCATCACAGGCTTTCTCGAAAGAAAGCTGGCTCCTACGGCGACTATTCATGGTGTACTATGTGACGTGTATGGCGTGGGAATGCTTATCACAGGAAGTAGTGGTATTGGTAAAAGTGAAACAGCACTGGAACTGGTTAAACGTGGACATCGCTTGGTAGCAGATGATGCGGTAGAAATTCGGCAAACGTCCGATTTTCAGCTGCATGGTACAGCACCTGAGCTGATCCGTCACCTGTTGGAAATTCGTGGCGTGGGCATTATTAATGTGATGACGCTGTTTGGTGCTGGTGCAGTTCGTAACAACAAACGGATTACATTGGTTGTCCGTCTGGAGGCATGGCAGCAGGACAAGCAGTATGACCGTCTTGGTCTTGATGAGGAAACGACACGCATTATTGATACAGATGTTCCACTGGTTACGATCCCAGTTCGTCCGGGCCGAAACTTGGCTGTTATTATCGAGGTGGCGGCGATGAACTATCGTTTGAAACAAATGGGCGTTAATGCAGCCCTGCAATTTACAAACAAGCTGACTGCTACGATTTCTGAAGATATGGAAGAGATGGATTAA
- the lgt gene encoding prolipoprotein diacylglyceryl transferase — protein sequence MSTATLLLNPIAFSIGAIKVHWYGLILGLAALVGLYLAIREGKRFGIPQDFFMDMLLLGVPSAIIGARIYYVAFKWEDYRDNLWDVFKIWNGGIAIYGALIGAIICAVIYFRYKGYNFWRIADICAPGLLIGQAIGRWGNFVNQEAYGGPTEETFLRNQLHLPDFIVNQMNVNGVFHHPTFLYESLWSIVGVILLLVIRRMKFVRAGEMFAFYFIWYSIGRFFIERVRTDSLAFQGPDWLASFVNALWSPMVWLGFEPGHLDPSYGNVRISQLLPIFIVVAAVIFILVRRRKGTSVARYSDPIISSKAGIDQVPDVTPEQVSRPGQDAVPPTATADKLPKEDTDEDKKEHL from the coding sequence ATGTCAACGGCAACATTACTGCTGAATCCGATCGCTTTTTCAATCGGGGCAATCAAGGTCCACTGGTATGGGCTTATTTTGGGGCTGGCGGCGCTTGTGGGTTTATATCTCGCCATCCGTGAAGGAAAAAGATTCGGTATTCCGCAGGACTTTTTTATGGATATGCTGCTTCTGGGTGTTCCATCAGCAATTATTGGAGCGCGTATTTATTATGTAGCCTTCAAATGGGAAGACTACCGAGATAATCTATGGGATGTTTTTAAAATTTGGAATGGCGGTATTGCGATATACGGTGCCTTGATCGGGGCCATTATATGTGCGGTCATTTATTTCCGGTATAAAGGGTATAACTTCTGGCGTATCGCTGATATTTGCGCACCAGGTCTACTAATCGGTCAAGCGATTGGACGCTGGGGTAATTTTGTCAATCAGGAAGCCTACGGTGGACCGACGGAAGAGACTTTTTTGCGAAATCAACTGCATCTGCCGGACTTCATTGTGAATCAGATGAACGTTAACGGGGTGTTTCATCACCCTACATTTTTATATGAATCACTGTGGAGTATTGTAGGTGTGATTTTGCTGCTCGTCATTCGTCGTATGAAATTTGTACGTGCAGGCGAAATGTTTGCGTTTTACTTCATTTGGTACTCGATTGGTCGTTTTTTCATCGAGCGTGTACGGACGGACAGTTTGGCTTTTCAGGGACCGGATTGGCTCGCTTCCTTTGTAAATGCCCTGTGGTCTCCTATGGTATGGTTAGGGTTTGAACCAGGGCATCTGGACCCAAGTTACGGTAACGTACGGATATCACAATTGCTGCCTATTTTCATTGTGGTGGCTGCCGTGATTTTCATTTTGGTTCGTCGCCGGAAGGGCACATCTGTTGCTCGGTATAGCGATCCGATTATCTCTAGCAAAGCGGGGATTGATCAGGTACCTGACGTGACACCAGAACAGGTATCCCGTCCAGGACAAGATGCGGTTCCTCCAACAGCTACGGCGGATAAGCTACCTAAGGAAGACACGGACGAGGACAAGAAGGAGCATCTATGA
- the ppaX gene encoding pyrophosphatase PpaX — translation MINTILFDLDGTIMDTNELIISTFLHILNHPDADPLTREHIIPHMGGTLDDQLRTFSGLTDVSGLVKDYRAYNQIHHDQMVKPFPYVIEVIQELRARGIKLGVVTTKIRPSTIRVLNLFNLTSSMDYIVTVDDVEHPKPHAEPVLKALAGLNAEAKHTLMVGDSSFDILSAQAAGVKSAGVAWSLKGEETLRGYGPDYMLHDMRDLLKLELQGVNVS, via the coding sequence ATGATAAATACGATTTTGTTTGATTTAGACGGCACCATCATGGATACGAATGAGTTGATTATCAGCACATTTCTACACATTTTGAATCATCCGGATGCTGATCCGCTGACGCGGGAGCATATTATTCCTCATATGGGTGGAACGCTGGACGATCAACTCCGTACTTTTTCGGGATTAACGGATGTATCTGGGTTAGTTAAGGACTACCGTGCTTATAATCAGATTCATCATGATCAAATGGTGAAGCCATTTCCATATGTCATTGAGGTTATTCAGGAGTTGCGTGCGAGAGGAATTAAGCTAGGGGTTGTGACCACTAAAATACGACCATCCACGATACGTGTACTTAATCTATTCAATCTGACTTCCTCTATGGATTATATTGTGACGGTGGACGATGTAGAGCATCCTAAGCCACATGCTGAGCCAGTCCTTAAGGCCTTAGCAGGCTTGAATGCTGAAGCAAAGCATACATTGATGGTCGGAGACAGTTCTTTTGATATTTTGTCAGCTCAGGCAGCAGGTGTGAAATCGGCTGGTGTAGCTTGGTCGCTCAAGGGCGAGGAAACTCTGCGCGGATATGGGCCTGACTACATGTTGCATGATATGCGGGATTTGCTGAAGCTGGAGCTTCAAGGTGTCAATGTATCGTGA
- a CDS encoding acyltransferase: protein MRKVNRYPVEGPNALWQIYRTVSRWKGIKNFIFIQIARYCPVLSLKNVIYRRMLGMKVGQHAAFGLMVMVDVFFPEYITIGNNSVIGYNTTILAHEYLIEEYRIGKVVIGDHVLIGANTTILPGVTIGDGAIVAAGAVVHKDVPAGAFVGGNPLRDLRRSGVDE from the coding sequence GTGAGAAAGGTGAACCGCTATCCTGTAGAAGGTCCCAATGCGTTGTGGCAGATTTATCGGACGGTGAGCCGCTGGAAAGGCATTAAGAACTTTATTTTTATACAGATTGCCCGGTATTGTCCTGTGCTTTCTCTGAAAAACGTCATTTACCGCAGAATGCTGGGGATGAAGGTGGGGCAACATGCGGCCTTTGGCCTGATGGTGATGGTGGATGTTTTTTTTCCAGAGTATATTACGATAGGGAACAATTCGGTCATTGGGTATAACACGACGATACTGGCTCACGAATACCTCATTGAGGAGTATCGTATCGGTAAAGTGGTGATTGGTGATCATGTGCTGATCGGCGCCAACACAACCATTCTGCCGGGTGTAACCATTGGTGACGGAGCTATCGTAGCGGCTGGAGCGGTCGTGCATAAAGACGTCCCCGCAGGTGCATTTGTGGGTGGCAATCCGTTGCGTGATTTAAGACGCTCTGGTGTGGACGAGTAG
- a CDS encoding acyltransferase — protein MVKKERIPELDIYRGILIAAVVTIHATSMALIDARHSLLFYPFLFLNMFSSFAVPVFIFVSGFVLFYNYVDRPLRGKNMLLFFRKRLMFIVLPYVLFSLVYYLTLVTRGLMPLSDLPLVLLTGKAYTHLYYVIIIIQFYLVFPLLLWGVQRLCHWISSPRRAACIILTVGLAIQWGFVLLNKYVWQEERGSLAITYISYFALGAAVAIGYEGFKKWLFPVSGTVIRRGQLISWWGLWAAWLLVGIAYVQIWFVAYRKDIYADSLIYELLRNAHALVSALVLFQCSVLLYRHTNDRLRRLISWLGACSFGIYLLHPALLRVYRKLDLHGSPIEYIFSVAGGWLLALFGSWLIVTLCFRYVPFAWIGLGTVPKFPFQSKDEQVNS, from the coding sequence TTGGTCAAAAAAGAACGTATACCAGAGCTTGATATTTACCGGGGAATATTAATTGCAGCCGTTGTTACCATTCATGCGACTTCAATGGCTTTAATTGATGCGCGTCATTCTCTATTGTTTTATCCTTTTCTATTTTTAAATATGTTTAGTAGCTTTGCGGTGCCCGTATTTATTTTTGTGAGCGGATTTGTTTTATTTTACAATTATGTCGATAGGCCGCTTCGTGGTAAGAATATGCTTCTATTTTTCCGAAAAAGACTGATGTTTATTGTGTTACCGTACGTTTTGTTTTCTCTTGTGTATTATTTGACCTTGGTAACACGCGGGTTGATGCCGCTCAGTGATCTTCCACTCGTGCTGTTAACGGGAAAGGCATACACGCATTTGTATTATGTCATCATCATCATCCAATTTTATTTGGTCTTCCCGCTGTTGTTGTGGGGAGTGCAGCGCTTATGTCATTGGATATCGAGTCCACGGAGAGCAGCCTGTATCATTCTGACAGTAGGGTTAGCCATTCAATGGGGATTCGTATTGCTGAACAAATACGTTTGGCAAGAGGAAAGAGGAAGTCTTGCGATTACGTATATCAGTTATTTTGCCTTAGGCGCAGCTGTAGCGATTGGATATGAAGGGTTTAAAAAGTGGCTTTTTCCAGTGTCAGGTACAGTAATTAGACGTGGTCAGTTGATCAGTTGGTGGGGGTTGTGGGCGGCTTGGCTACTCGTGGGTATAGCTTATGTACAAATATGGTTTGTAGCATATCGCAAAGACATCTATGCAGATTCACTGATCTATGAACTACTCCGTAATGCACATGCCCTCGTATCTGCGTTAGTGTTGTTTCAGTGCTCGGTTTTATTATATCGTCATACTAACGATAGACTGCGAAGGTTAATCAGTTGGTTGGGGGCATGTTCTTTCGGTATTTATTTACTTCACCCGGCGTTACTGCGGGTGTATCGCAAGTTGGATTTGCATGGATCACCGATAGAATATATCTTCTCCGTTGCCGGTGGATGGTTGTTGGCGCTGTTTGGCTCATGGCTGATTGTGACGTTGTGTTTTCGATATGTACCATTTGCATGGATCGGTTTGGGCACGGTCCCGAAGTTTCCTTTCCAGAGTAAAGATGAACAGGTGAATAGCTAA
- a CDS encoding ATP phosphoribosyltransferase regulatory subunit, giving the protein MSKPKGFEIPVGVRDYLPRAVSKLRAIELNVLECMERWGYRQIMTPTMEYYDTVGVASSTSDRKLFKLLNNRGTTLVLRSDMTAPIARVVSSLLKEEEVPLRLSYHANVFRAIEEEAGREAEFFQTGVELVGDDSPEADAEVVALAIASLQAAGVTSFKIAMGHVGFLNGLFEEIIPGRQAEQQALKELLLSRDVVGYRTAIEALGLASEHRDKLEAILRLRGGKEICDQATRLSVEQQTIQSIAHLCEVWEVLEAYGVSEHVLIDLTMIGDFSYYTGMTFEGYAAEIGFPVCNGGRYDNLLQQFGRSVPATGFALKTNRIVDGVDGIQMEAKLPILIRYDEQGRQEALSVAAQLRATGLTVVTGLTDGPEDRRREQQGLYAEVYSYTAEGRQPVQRRELP; this is encoded by the coding sequence ATGTCTAAGCCAAAAGGATTCGAGATCCCTGTAGGGGTTCGAGATTATCTTCCGCGTGCAGTGTCGAAGCTGCGGGCCATTGAACTGAATGTACTCGAATGCATGGAGCGTTGGGGTTACCGCCAGATTATGACGCCTACGATGGAATACTACGATACGGTGGGAGTGGCTAGTTCTACTTCCGATCGAAAACTGTTTAAATTACTCAATAACCGGGGGACCACGTTGGTGCTGCGATCGGATATGACAGCTCCAATTGCACGGGTGGTATCTTCGTTGCTAAAGGAAGAGGAAGTACCACTCCGACTTTCCTATCACGCAAATGTATTTCGGGCGATTGAGGAAGAGGCAGGAAGAGAAGCGGAGTTTTTTCAGACGGGTGTGGAACTGGTGGGTGATGATTCGCCTGAGGCTGATGCAGAAGTTGTAGCATTGGCAATTGCATCATTACAGGCAGCAGGGGTGACCTCTTTTAAAATTGCGATGGGGCATGTGGGATTCCTGAACGGCTTATTTGAGGAAATCATTCCAGGCCGCCAGGCTGAACAACAAGCGCTAAAGGAACTGTTGCTCAGTCGTGATGTAGTGGGCTACCGAACAGCGATCGAAGCTTTGGGCTTGGCATCCGAACATCGGGATAAGTTGGAAGCTATTCTTCGGTTGCGCGGTGGAAAAGAAATTTGTGACCAGGCTACCCGTCTTAGTGTGGAGCAGCAGACGATTCAATCCATTGCACATTTGTGCGAGGTGTGGGAAGTGCTGGAGGCTTACGGCGTATCTGAGCATGTGTTAATCGACCTTACCATGATCGGGGACTTTTCATATTATACAGGAATGACTTTTGAGGGCTATGCGGCGGAGATTGGGTTCCCGGTATGCAACGGAGGCCGCTATGACAATCTGCTTCAGCAGTTTGGTCGATCCGTACCTGCAACAGGATTTGCATTGAAAACGAACCGGATTGTCGATGGTGTGGATGGTATTCAAATGGAGGCGAAGCTTCCTATACTTATCCGCTATGACGAACAGGGACGCCAAGAGGCGTTATCCGTAGCGGCACAGCTACGCGCAACAGGTCTTACTGTGGTGACAGGGCTCACGGACGGACCGGAAGATCGACGTCGTGAGCAGCAGGGCCTGTACGCAGAGGTATACAGCTATACAGCTGAAGGAAGACAGCCAGTACAAAGGAGGGAATTGCCGTGA
- the hisG gene encoding ATP phosphoribosyltransferase — protein sequence MTETLKVAMPKGRIYKQASELFRRAGVPIPLDVDETRKLVIPLPELGMEFIMAKPVDVPTYVEYGAADIGIVGKDVLLEENKDVYELLDLGIARCRMSVIALPDWQPGIRQRVATKYPNVASQYFREQGQQVEVIKLNGSIELAPLIGLADRIVDMVETGQTLRENGLVEQISILDITSRLIANRVSYRMKNSSIQALCDRLHQVIPNAVIPRE from the coding sequence GTGACGGAAACATTGAAGGTAGCCATGCCAAAGGGACGGATTTATAAGCAGGCTTCTGAGCTATTTCGCCGAGCGGGGGTTCCCATTCCGCTGGATGTGGACGAGACGCGCAAGCTGGTCATCCCACTGCCCGAACTGGGCATGGAATTTATTATGGCGAAGCCCGTTGATGTTCCTACGTATGTGGAGTACGGGGCGGCGGACATTGGCATTGTGGGCAAGGATGTTTTGCTGGAAGAAAACAAGGATGTGTATGAACTGCTGGATCTGGGGATTGCCCGTTGTCGGATGTCGGTGATTGCTTTACCAGATTGGCAGCCAGGTATTCGTCAGCGGGTCGCTACAAAATATCCGAATGTGGCTTCCCAGTATTTTCGGGAGCAAGGCCAGCAGGTGGAGGTTATTAAGCTGAATGGCTCCATTGAGCTGGCGCCGTTAATTGGTCTGGCAGACCGCATTGTTGATATGGTAGAAACGGGGCAGACCTTGCGGGAGAATGGATTGGTCGAGCAAATCAGCATACTGGATATTACCAGTCGTCTGATTGCCAATCGGGTCAGCTACCGGATGAAAAACAGCTCGATTCAGGCATTGTGTGATCGATTGCATCAGGTGATTCCAAATGCGGTGATACCCCGGGAGTAA